One Prunus dulcis chromosome 7, ALMONDv2, whole genome shotgun sequence DNA segment encodes these proteins:
- the LOC117634674 gene encoding uncharacterized protein LOC117634674 → MENSGEKRILEEYDKIERNPSDDFKFRKLDWNSYEWQGALRGPSGTEFEGGIYHVRLLFPKEYPWKEPSFIFLTENGSFNINTKVTLNWKPSMRVRDALLELIALMPTCPDGNLDSVKDKEERRDLAKKSRAAAPKFGSYERQKLIDVNHDYMQRDVPQLQLTGNTSLTQRCEEEVVVDRVGSTQMESDRSVIVEDKCNIKNSLEKRILEEYNEIKSNPSYDFTCLTQGWNKYEWQFAIRGPSGTEFEGGIYHGMVQFSEGYPSKPPSIVFLTKNGCFEIKTSISLRLLSNWQPSWSVRKTILAFIEEMANYPNGELVSVENNREKRRDLAIKSCAAAPTYGTSARQEVIDGIHEYMLSKAPLVPVSQLSPVSNGTGGGSVVNNIVGNTFNVHGSKQSFFEAVGRTINPVNGATRLLEWEVGGGQAVVECYSTACWSHFLSTSLVTTTTIAFMIIMFDYNNISL, encoded by the exons ATGGAGAACTCAGGGGAGAAGCGGATTCTAGAGGAGTATGATAAGATTGAACGCAATCCCTCGGACGATTTCAAGTTCCGCAAGCTCGATTGGAACTCATATGAATGGCAAGGTGCACTGAGAGGCCCTTCTGGAACTGAATTCGAGGGTGGGATTTATCATGTGCGGCTCCTGTTTCCGAAGGAATACCCATGGAAGGAACCTTCATTCATCTTTTTGACGGAAAATGGTTCCTTCAATATCAATACCAAGGTGACATTAAACTGGAAGCCATCAATGAGGGTGCGAGATGCTTTACTTGAACTTATTGCTTTAATGCCCACCTGCCCAGATGGTAATTTGGATTCAGTAAAAGACAAGGAAGAAAGGCGTGATCTGGCCAAGAAATCTCGTGCCGCAGCCCCAAAATTTGGCAGTTATGAACGTCAGAAGTTGATTGATGTGAATCATGACTATATGCAAAGGGATGTTCCTCAACTCCAACTGACGGGAAACACTTCCCTGACACAGAGATGTGAG GAAGAGGTGGTTGTGGATCGAGTCGGATCAACACAGATGGAATCGGATCGGAGTGTGATAGTGGAGGACAAGTGCAACATAAAGAACTCATTGGAGAAACGGATTCTAGAGGAGTATAATGAGATTAAATCCAATCCCTCCTATGATTTCACGTGCCTCACGCAGGGGTGGAACAAATATGAATGgcaatttgcaatcagaggcCCTAGTGGAACTGAATTCGAGGGTGGGATTTATCATGGGATGGTCCAGTTTTCAGAGGGATACCCATCGAAGCCTCCTTCAATTGTGTTTTTGACGAAAAATGGTTGCTTCGAAATCAAGACCAGCATCAGCTTAAGGCTATTATCGAACTGGCAGCCATCATGGAGTGTGCGAAAAACTATACTTGCATTTATTGAGGAAATGGCTAACTACCCAAATGGTGAATTGGTTTCAGTAGAAAACAATCGGGAAAAAAGGCGGGATCTGGCCATCAAATCTTGTGCAGCAGCCCCAACATATGGCACTTCTGCACGTCAGGAGGTAATTGATGGGATTCATGAATATATGCTAAGCAAGGCACCACTTGTTCCTGTTTCTCAACTGAGCCCTGTGAGCAATGGCACAGGCGGCGGCTCTGTCGTCAACAACATCGTTGGGAATACATTTAATGTTCACGGTTCCAAACAG TCGTTTTTTGAGGCCGTAGGGCGGACTATAAATCCGGTGAATGGAGCGACGAGGCTTCTTGAGTGGGAAGTGGGAGGTGGCCAGGCGGTGGTGGAGTGCTACTCGACGGCATGCTGGAGCCACTTCTTGAGTACATCACTCGTGACGACCACCACAATTGCGTTCATGATCATCATGTTCGACTATAACAACATATCATTGTAG
- the LOC117635479 gene encoding uncharacterized protein LOC117635479, whose translation MKKPVQVYISSVLKACRNHVNVGNTCSPPQLNIKRVRAPAATPTAPTTTLVGPPDLTRLTNKVFPSYGNPCLDLFYHVVPDAADARTDSHKYLKQLLPLAWSHNPSTTLKLICNILNVRGKSDEDGFYTAAFWLHQNHPKTLACNVPSIAGSLGDLTTLLGILYRILQPQDRPLHLCLYGDIMKASSAGSEKILALARMAVERYQRDPDYRFLHDRISDLFTDCLKSDIQNLNKHQQQSINDDDDDESTKCLEITSAAEWCPSIDSSFDHATLLCESIAKKFFPRESYPEYEGVEEADYAYRVRHRLRKEVLVPLRNVLECSNYHTRMNKWGYNPGFKREPCAVKKYLEDVKAAGNSKIEPGALLPHEIIGYVNDGDVGQVAEIQWKAMVEHIYLKQGKFKNCLPVCHYFGEAALQILMSELSEEPWKGKLINFSKNPQLYSLQGLDDLKSKGELVKRMDCQDWEVDMHKVFDLILEVAVKGHLNPEQMIRRVFVFASYQGFDDALGYDRCWKTDYEAIQRKFKDKGYGDVVPQIVFWNVCNVIPTSVRSTQQGVAMLSGFHTNLVKSFLDNDGEIGPEHVMEAAISDTGYQNLVVVD comes from the coding sequence ATGAAGAAACCGGTGCAAGTGTATATCAGTTCGGTTCTGAAAGCATGCCGGAACCATGTCAATGTCGGCAATACTTGTTCACCTCCACAACTGAATATCAAAAGAGTAAGGGCTCCTGCTGCAACTCCAACTGCTCCAACAACAACTCTTGTTGGTCCTCCAGATCTCACAAGATTAACCAACAAGGTCTTCCCCTCCTATGGTAACCCCTGCCTAGATCTGTTTTACCATGTGGTACCAGACGCCGCCGACGCTCGTACCGATTCCCACAAATATCTTAAGCAACTGCTGCCGTTGGCCTGGTCCCACAATCCCTCAACGACCCTCAAGCTCATCTGCAACATACTCAATGTCCGTGGAAAAAGCGACGAAGACGGCTTCTACACGGCGGCGTTTTGGCTCCATCAGAACCACCCTAAGACCCTAGCCTGCAACGTCCCGTCTATTGCCGGGTCCTTGGGCGATTTAACGACCCTTTTGGGAATTCTATACCGGATCCTACAACCCCAAGATCGCCCCCTCCATCTCTGTCTCTACGGGGATATCATGAAAGCCAGCTCTGCTGGTAGCGAGAAGATCCTAGCCTTGGCCAGAATGGCCGTTGAGAGGTACCAGCGTGACCCGGATTATCGGTTCTTACACGACCGGATTTCGGATCTTTTCACCGATTGCTTGAAGTCTGATATTCAAAACCTGAACAAACACCAGCAGCAGAGTATCAATGATGACGACGATGATGAGTCTACTAAGTGCTTGGAGATAACCTCCGCGGCGGAGTGGTGCCCTTCCATCGACTCCTCTTTCGATCACGCCACTCTACTCTGCGAGAGCATCGCCAAGAAGTTTTTTCCCCGAGAATCGTACCCGGAATACGAAGGTGTTGAGGAGGCCGATTACGCCTACAGAGTCCGTCACCGTTTGAGGAAGGAGGTTCTGGTGCCTTTGAGGAACGTCCTGGAGTGTTCCAACTATCACACACGCATGAACAAGTGGGGTTATAATCCGGGATTCAAGCGAGAGCCCTGTGCGGTCAAGAAGTATTTGGAGGACGTGAAAGCCGCTGGCAACTCCAAGATTGAGCCCGGTGCTTTGCTTCCACATGAGATCATAGGCTATGTGAACGACGGGGATGTCGGCCAAGTCGCTGAGATTCAGTGGAAGGCAATGGTGGAGCACATCTACTTAAAGCAGGGCAAGTTCAAAAACTGCTTGCCTGTATGTCATTACTTCGGAGAGGCGGCTTTGCAAATACTGATGTCCGAACTAAGTGAAGAGCCATGGAAAGGAAAATTGATCAATTTCAGTAAAAATCCTCAGCTATATTCATTACAAGGGCTTGATGATCTTAAGTCCAAGGGCGAGCTTGTGAAGAGGATGGACTGCCAGGACTGGGAGGTTGATATGCACAAggtgtttgatttgattttggaggTTGCCGTGAAGGGTCATTTGAATCCAGAGCAGATGATAAGGAGGGTGTTCGTGTTCGCCAGTTACCAAGGCTTTGATGACGCTTTGGGCTATGACCGTTGCTGGAAGACTGATTATGAGGCGATACAGCGAAAGTTCAAGGACAAAGGGTACGGGGATGTGGTGCCACAGATTGTGTTTTGGAATGTGTGCAATGTTATCCCTACTTCCGTGCGTTCTACACAACAAGGGGTGGCGATGTTGAGTGGCTTCCACACAAATTTGGTCAAGTCCTTTTTGGACAATGACGGCGAAATTGGTCCGGAGCATGTCATGGAAGCAGCCATATCTGACACAGGATATCAAAATCTAGTAGTAGTGGACTGA